AAATGGAGCAAGAATTGAGTTTTAAGGAGAAAGAGTTGGAATTAAGAGAAAGAGAATTGAggattaaagaaaaagaagtagagTTAAGGGAAAAGCAAGAATTATTACTAAAAGACAAAGAAATGGAGATGAAACTAAAAGAATtggaaagtaatgaaaaaataaaaataatggaaatacaAATGAAAGAAAGATTGGCAATGGAAGAATtgaaacacaaatacaaataagtgGATGAATTGGAAGAAGTGGCGcaagataattttaaattacctgAAATGAATTAACGTACctgaagtttatttttaataattactttttatgttaatttttaaataaaaaaaacacatttttatatgaatactaatactaatgaatagtaaatatacttttaaataatgATGTATTTTAAGTTAATCTATGGTTTTGTATGAAGTTAAGAAGGCTAGATCTTGTGTTACTTCCTGGTGGTAAGCTATATTGAGGTGGGTTAATTTCAACGCTTTCTTCGTTTTCAGTTTGGAAATTAATTAGCATGTTATGAAGAATGCAGCATACCATGATCCAATCATtgcattcttttttattttgctcatttatcattctaAACTTCAATTCCTTCAAGCtaccgaatttttcttttaaaatgccAAAACAATTCTCAATTCGCACacgatattttgaaaagtaCTTATTGAAACTTTCTCTTTCTTCCGTAGTGTAGTCCGTACTATTTTGCCTGAACGGTGTCAATAAAAATTCCTTGAGTGGATAGGCGCTATCTCCAGCAATCCACTGGGAGTCAGATAAAAATCGTTGAGGATGTTTTGCAAGAGGGCTATTCAAGAAGATTTTGGCATCATGAACACTTCCAGGGTATCCTATTGTGACTTGTCTTATTCGTAGCCTATAATCACAAACAGCTTGCATTTTAATAGCATATTGGCGTTTTCGTGAATAAAAAAGTTCATGTTTTTTGGCTGGCGCTTCAGCCAACTTTAATTCGGATCCATCAATATATCCTATACAACCTGGCATCTCTTTCCGCGTTGCAGTAACAATTTCCAACCGTTCATTTTCATTTGGCCAAAACAGAAACttctcttttaatttcaaaattgcttTAAATACGCGCTTAGTTATAATTTGAATAGTGCCCCCATCACCCACGCCAAACAATGAAGCAACCTTTCGTATGGATAATCCATCTCCGGAAGATCCTAACCTAAATAGCGCTATTTTCAATTGTAAATCCAAAGGAAGCTGCGCTCCACTAGAATTTGTGTTAAATACACTATCGTCCTTTATATAATTAAGAATGCGACAAAATTCGTCCGGGCCAACACGAATCATTTCGTTGAAACGGCTGTCATCAAAGTGCCTAAGCACATTATGTCGCCATTGGGATGACTTTGGTACCCCGAGATGAACACTTCTACGAGTGtttaataaacaaagtaaactgaatgaaaaattttcaaagatttcGTCCGCATCTTCGTCGTCGcctggaaattaatttttacgtgAATAAATATGAGACTTGCTTATAATGGTAAAACTCACTTGAGTCAAGAATTATCAGGTTTAATGCCTGATTCTTGCACAGCGCATCCATTATCTTAAAATTTTCACCTCTCCTTGGCATTTTGATTgcgaaatacttatttttacaaatattgtaatttatgttttttcaatCAGCTGATTGATAAGTGATTTACGACAACAAATTTATAACGCCGTGTTCACAACCATTGTATTTTGTCTTAACTTTTGTTTAtgacttataactttatgacacgttgtgagtaccccaattatATGTAGCTCCTACTGTAGGGCTATAAAGCTTTTTTTATAACCGCGCAAATTTACGAAACAGCGAAAAGTATAAGCGAAATTGTAGCAAAGGGCCGAGTAACGACACTGTAAGGTGGTCAGGTATTAGACTAACTTTATTTGCACAATTCttctccttaaataatattctatGCAATATTTCGATACcgctaaatatgtatgtacataattccACTTTGTATTAAttcatatatacgtacatatatatgttatgtactTCTAACAGTCCATAAAACTAAGTACCTACTTAACGCTATTGCTTCTTCGTATATAATTTAGATATTAaaagagaaatgtaaaaaaggGAATGCAGCATTGCATTATGCTGCTTACATATTAAGCTTAGTACAtgctaatatcggtattctgcttgagacgattgtctcatgtctctaattcacacaatcttaatttaatgactctgttagtcaggagtctcattttggtgttctggcagatacagtatactactatacaatATACTACTacactgtatctgccagaataccaaaatgggactcctgactaacagagtcactaaattactatagtcacaattagagacatgagacaatcgtctcaagcagaataccgatataaataGGATTAACTAATGTGCACCAACAAACATACGTGTAATTGCGGGAGTGAAACATAGTGTTAGCAAAGTGTACAGAGCAAACGCAAGCAAACACAAtgcaaatacaattattttacaGCATTGAGGTGAATGACTTCTAATGCTTAACCTTGAATATTAGACAAATAAGAAGAAGCAGAaatggcaaaaaatatataagaacatATGGTTGAAGTATGCAATGGTTTGCAATCGGTGAcccaaatagcaaaaaatatacacacaaaaaaGTAAAGTGTGAATTCTACACCTTTGGGAGCAATATTAACACCAATTTATGGTGTCATTCTCATTTGCAACACTAAAACAGTGCAACGTGAGAAAATGTGGAGTCATTTTACTAATTTGCTCGCTGATCTACACTTTAAAGTATAAGTTTAACACTATTTGGTAGTCAGCATTGCCGTTCATTACAAATGGCGTTACcataagttagaaaaaaattgactaCAATACCAATCCACCACTTGCAATTTGATGTATGCCATAAATGCGAATTACTTTTCTTGCAAAGTATCacaattatatactatataaaaatttatatcctTCTTTTGTCGACTAATTTGGTTTTaacttgaaaaattattgaCAAATTGCTGATTATGTCTATACCCATCTCATACCAAAGCGAAAATTCCCTAGAGTAAACTTATGGTTTATTAATTACCCAATCTGGCAATAAATTCTCGCGATGTTCTAAATCGCTCTTAACCGCTCTCTGTCTCCCATCTCATGTATGAACGGCAGTATACACTAACTCGCACATGGATAGAGACAATGTTGGAATGATGGATCGTTATGTTTTACAGACACGGTTTACCGAcggttttttaatttgtttgtatttgtttagaGACAGAAGCGcctacttaaatatatttcaaaattaatggtAAGGCAGGAAGTTATTCTTTGTATGTGCTCGTCAATTCTTCTATacgaaaaattgttcatttttcGAAAGGTTTAAGACAAAAAAGCGTTTAATCACAATGGTAAAATGTTGAGGCCTATCACTCAGCCACGGACAattgcatttcattttaaacgagaaaaaatatgttgaaaaatggaaaaatccaATTATTCCGACATCAGTTTTTGTTCCTATTCAAGTGCTCGCAAGTGTACGTACATCTGTGTGTATATAACAAGCGAAATTAACAGTTATTCGTGGACGCAAAGAAAGGGTTGCCATCAAATAATGCAAGATATACCCTaagtatgaaatattttcattgacttATGGTATATTTACATTCCCATACATGGgagcaaatgtacatacatacatacttatgttacTTGTGCATTTATGAGTAGATATTCgtttagttttataataaaagatttagcataaaagataaagaatatgttcagCAACCACGGATTAATAGTACTTATGCTGTTATGTGCatctgtatgtattaaaaaattgttgaataatatCTAAATGTTCATCTGTAAAAAGGTGCAAAATTTAATCCCAAACGATAGTATATTTTAagaagaatttatttttcaatttaaatattaacaaatacaCACCAATAATAATTGGAAGTGATGTGGTTTTCTTAATCTGTGGCTATGcgcaatatatgcatttatctaaatacaattaaaatcccgcataaattatttgctttgtgAAACTACTACACATGAAAAAATGCATGGCAATCATGGTGCCATCTCATTTCGCTCATCATGGCTTGCTTTGTCTTCATCTGAAATCAGTCGGGAAATTTCGTGCTTCAACAgacaaaataactaaaattgttaaataaataaggaattGATTAATACGAACGCAAATGTtggtaaaagtgaaaagtgggAATGTGATAAAACTCATTGATATAAACACAGATACCAGAGCGAAAGATGTGCTTGATTTCAgtatgttttttcttgtttgtgggTTAGTAAAAGTTTGTGAACCTTTATTGCATTATCATTTCAACAGTTTGTTCAAAATTCGGCATTGCGTACAATATCACAATAAAATTTCTGGACCGGGATAAAGTTCCAATAGAGGAAGACCAAATAGTATCTACAATTAAGCAGTTTGGaagtttttcctgttttttgcTAGAAATTTTAGACAAAGGTAAGCTAAGACAAAATCCCAATTATTTGTGCTAATATGAATTACAATGTACAATCTTACAAATTCATAGGTGACGTTTTGAAAGATACTATTGGAAGCTGTTTAATACCAGGTGAGCATCTTCACTtaggaaatacatatgtatgtattaaaaattctgatttaaattttaaatttttagagtgGTTTATTGAAATCAAACCGTTTTTACTTCTCCTACGACTACTACCTTCATTTACACAACGCTCAaaggaaaataaacaacaacgacTAAACTTCGAATCAAccatcaataaatttataaattttcaaaatgtaagtatgtatggagTAACGTTTGCGATAAAACTATAACTGTTGTCCtgcttttattcaaatataaattaaaaagtagcaATAATTTGTCctataagaaaaattataatttaactaTCTTTATAATTTTAGATAAATACACCCATAGACGACTTCGAATTAAACAGCAAGCAGCCCACAATCGTAGCATCTGGAAAAAGTAAGGAGGTAAGTAAGGAGGAAATTgttcagtattttattttaattgacggTAAAGCTTTACATGTGCCTATAACATATACTTTCATTGAggtatttcatttatattttaagtcATTTTATGTATTCCATATAGAATTCGATCCAGCATTgtcaaactttttaaaatttttttctaagttcATTTACAAAGTTGAACCGAATGTAAAGTGTTCTAATCGAGTTCTTGAGATCTATCTGAAATTCAAAAGCAAAATTGATGCTGAACGAtcagtaatttaaaaaatgggataattttgttttatatgtaagAAACTCGGTAGGgagaaaaagttttataaatagtactaatctaaatgaaaatgtaaaattttgtctaTCAAAGGTTTTACCAGAATACGAAACATGTAACATATATTCTTCAACTTGGGTTGAATATAAATACGGATATCGTTATAGAACTGACTTTATGCTTTATTTGAAACGAGAAAAAGAAACGCTTATATTTGCACAAAtaaaagatatttatattactaacaataatatattattttatgttcaaTATTATACTACCACAACTTTTAATGATGTTCTTAATATTTACGAGGTGTCTCCTTCGAAAAATAAGGAGGTAATCCCCTTTGACAACCTGAAATTTAAAAAGCCTTATGATTGCTATCATATTAattctaatatatacataataataacggatgtaatttttatctaaatagtatatgtaaatagtttttgaactgaataaaaaatgaattaaaaacgaGTTCCGTTTCATTCCAGCCTTTATGTGGGGGCAAATTTTGGGGAATAGTTAAGAGTTAAAATTACACCTTttagtgtaattttttttagcacTTTATTGGAGCTAAAActgcactcaaaatttaagaCTTAATAGAGTTAAAATTACACTTTTTAGTGTAATTCTTATTAACACTTTATTGGAGTTAAAATCACACTTTAAGGTGCTGTTTACAAATACTCCGCATTAGTGTCAAACTTGCTCCTTTTAGTGTTATTTATTTTGACTCCTTTTGGTGTTAAATTTACAccttttttagtttatatataCAGCAACACCGAAGAGTGCTGTTTTGACACCAAAACTTTTTTGTGTGTATAAGAACATATGGTTGAAGTATGCAATGGTTTGCAATCGGTGAACCAACACCTACATAAATCCAATCTATGGATATAGATATAGCCTAATCAATGATCTATTTATTATTCCACAATGTACCTACTGATATGTTTTACGCACAAAAAGTGGTATGCAACGAATAACTCAAACAAAGCGATAAGTGATTGTGAGACATATTCACACTCATTAGTCGTGTTTTTAGCTAATAGCTAAATCATGCACAAATAAAACGCATTTAACTTATTCCATAAATTCGCTTAAAAAAGAACTGAGTTGGTAATGCGGATAAGAACAATCAGCTGATATACAATTTAGtttgaaacttcaaatttgTAAGCGGAATattaatatactatacaaatacatttattttagttatttgagGTCTAGAATACAAAAAACTTGAAAACAAGTGTTCATATTTGTCTTATATTTAACTCAATACTCATCCAAAAAGTAtgtaattttggtttgtttacattttcatctgTCAAAATGAGGTTTCTCGccttaagcttagtacgcagctctcaagaaacgtaagaacttcatataaaaaaacgcttaagagacggtccagaaacgttcctgcgataaagttacgtgtgctagtacgcagctctcaagaaatctagtactaatttttaatacttttttcaataaaatgtgaatatggcaaacctggttttgcgaagaaacatcaaatcaacaattgtttcttgagggaaattcgaagtaatcgtcaaattcatcctaaattagttgaaatcattattataaagtatattccattttgaaatgttgtataaaaccaaccaatcatcaacaacaatccttaaatctcaatgaaaatatttgtgttaccatacacatacatacatacgcacaaagtttgtttactttgtttattctctcttgctcttctaaatgtggatcattcacaatgcgtaaccagctgtcaaacttacttcagaaataatgtattttttttcttgagcaattacttgagagctgcggtTGGTTGGTTGGTAACCTTTACCAACTACTTTTTATTTGGGAAAAACCttgctattgtgaatgaaaaaaagcGATGAACTGACAATGCCTCTAGTTCAATATACAAGCTATGATAGCTCATGACAAgtcaacataattatgttggctaagtcttccatacaaaataagctaatagcttaatttgctggtcaaataaaacacgcctaTTATTACACAAGCAAGCTATGCGATTGTGAGAAGATAGTATTTTTAGTGAAATTACAATGGGGTGTTTCATGAATTTTAGAGTATAATCATAAGCTAAGTTATTCCCTGCAAATCAATGGTACCCTTATTAATGTTTCGGGAGGCCTTTGCACTAGCCTAATTTGCTACGATAGTTCTGACGTAGAGAAGACTATATTCGATGTTTTACTTGTATATTCGGTTCCACCTCAAACTTTTCGAGAACTTTTATGACTGCACCGGATGCACATTTTTGAAGACCTCGATGTCAAAAATGGTGCCTACAGCTAATTACCTTTCAGCAGTGTCGCCTAACCTGCCTTTAATGTAGGCATTCTGGGCCATTAACAGTTTATCCCTCGGTTTTATGCTCCTTATGTGAAGGCCCATTAGTCTCTCCAAAGTTTAAagaagaatttgaattttttttagggaaCATTAGCATACGGATATAACACACACTGACTTTAGCAAAGCGTTCGAAAAAGTAAATCTCTCGACTTTTCTACATAAATTTGATCTTCTGGGCTTTCAACTAATACTTCTTCAATGGATATCTTCTTATCTTTATAATAGAACACAACGAGTAATATTTGAGGATACACTTTccgctttaattaatttctattagaGTGTTCCGCGAGGTAGTCATCTAGGCCTGATTCTGTTTcggttatttattaatgatatCACTTCTGTAAAagaattctcaaaaattttattatatgcagACAACGTAAAGCTGTTTAAATCATATAATTCAAATGATGAAGAGTGTCTGTTGCACTTAAACAATTTGGTCACTTAATGCGATGCTTTTAAATGACTTGCCATTAAATCTCAAAAAATGACGATGTGCTGTTCTCGTAGATCTGGGCACCCCTCAAATAGAATAGAGCAAGTTTTAAACTTTGTTGATTTGAGAGTTACTATGGTCTAAAGCTTAACTTAAAGCTCTTAAAAGCAAAAGGTATTCACAGTTTTGTTAAGTGTTGGTCTCAAGAATTTAGagatgtgtactaaaaaatttttttaaactttggtTGGACCTAAGTCTAAGTTGCAGTTCCTTTCTCTTgtctgaaattaaatttaatactcCGGATAGTATTTCGAGGCAGTTTAAACTTTTAATGTCAAAATCTTATACATCAAATTTTGAACTATATGAACCATTCTGTCGCCACAAGTTATGATTAGCTGAGCAGCTTTTCATCTCGACGGTTAAAAAGCCTCTTGCCTTTCATGACTATGTTTATTCCGCACGTATGTGGAAACTTTGTGAGGGATATTATAAAGCGTTGAGTTATTATACAGCGCCCAATCGTCTCTAGAGCCACTTTTATAGGTTCCGCATTCTGGGTGCAAATCATCCAGGCAAAAACTTATTTACCTGTGATCAGACAGGGAATGATCGTCTAGAACTTATCATTCCGAGATAAAGGGAAAATATCCCTAGAAGCTAGCGTAACGTCAAGTACCTCTGCCCCGTTAGAAGTCACAAAGGTTGGGgagatttttctttgtttgctaATACAAAGGTTTTCatcatttataaaatttctacgAAATCAGGTTTACCGATAAAAACCCCTTTGAACAAGAACTCGAGACTGAACACGGATCCATCAACTGATATTCCGCCTTCCATACTCACTGTGTTCGAGAGGATAGAATCGATCTCCATTTCCGATCGGATCTTCTCCCTCTTTTCTTCAGTCTTCACTGGAAGCAGTGGCTCATCCGCACTGGCTTCTGGCACTGACTTATGTATAAACAACCGTTAgagaaacaaatttattataatctgTAGCCAAATGTTGCGGGTGTATAAAAGTAAAGATCAACAGACCTACCCTACCTGCtccatttataaaattaaatgttatcaACAAACAACCTTGCAATTATCATCATATATGAAATGAGAAGAGTTATGCTGATTTGTCATCAAATGAAATTATCAACTTTacgaaaattgttttcaatcattttcaaattttgacctCTCATTCCAATCTCAATCCCGATGATTTTATGCCGGTTATAGCGTTTTCATCTTTATTTGAAGGGAGGTTCTTATGCATTGACCTTATAGTCGAAAACTGGAGCCTAGTATTACTGCCTATTACTATCTATTGTGAATTAGTTTGCTGGCGAAAAACTTGCAACAAAACACGCTTTTGAAAATCGCCTATCccaagttttttttcaatatggttTCGATTAGAGTGGCATTACGAAAATTACCTAGAATATGGCAATAAGCATCGGCTTACTCTGATAAATAAAACCTtctatttattgcaaaaataatgGACTTCTGTTTGTTCTACCTTTAATATATGTTTCATAACTTCTATCGATAATAGCTCTCTTTCCccgatttttatttatcttGTAAAACAATGGCTATTATGAttggaaatagaaaaatgtgtCGAGAAGCTATGTTTGGCGAATATTAAAGCTGGCGATTTGGACTTGACGGACAAGCAACACGCCTAAGCTTAGCGGATGCTACAtacaactaaaaattttatcttACTTCAATCCTAtaacaacataataaaaaagaaagacaACTGAACTCTCCAAGctcacgaaatttaaattttatggaaCAAACCTCGTACATCAAGTGGAAATTCACAGCATTGGCTTAATATAAGGGCACCAGGATAATtcgattaaataaattttcggcGTTAAGTTAAGCGGTCTGACTCcacatcaataaaattaattaattattccgATGTAAAACCTTGTAATTTCAGTGTATTAAGATTATGGGGTATAAAACAGGGTATAGACggattgtataaaatttttttgcaagatgttcctacaaaatataatagttttgtacaGCCAACGGTTGTTTGCATCACTTAAATTAGTCGAAATAGATACAGGGTCTGTctgtgcaagcgataacttgagtaaaaaattaaaacatcttAATAAAACTTGGAAAAGTATTTCTTGGCAAAGATGTGATGACGAGATGTGCGTAAACGGATctctgccacgcccacaaaacggaAATAATCGAAAATATGTCATAACTAAGtacaaaattaagatatataaTTGTAATTTCGCAAAGAGGATCGCAGAAGCAAGGGCCACCCGtgggttaaaattttttaaaatatcggtgaatttttgagatatattacaaaaattcggagagaatcattttcaaataatagtatgtctgcatgtcaaaaacatattaataatttctttagtcGAATATACCTAATAGAAAGATTTTATACCACATAGATTAGAAAAACTCTGGCGAAAACCTGCCCAAGTCTTTATATAACTTACAACCCTTACACCTGAAAGAATTTTCCTGGCTTTAATTTTggcaagttgcaaaagtatgaaatgttcTTTTATACCCAAACTTAGCACTTCCatagttgtttttattattgaattatttgaaaCTGATAAATAGCCAGTAACAGTGAGTATGGTATGGCAGTAGTGGTTTATATCTAAACGCAGTTTATAATGTACTGAATTATAACATTATTATTAGagtgatttaaaaaaagataACACCTTATCTTCCGACCTTGAAAGCAAAAGTGATATCCTTACTTCaaattcattatatttaaaatttaaacaatgttTATCTGAATTCTCATTTTACAATAAAACTTCTTCTCTTTCGTAGTTTGTTCAAAATTCTATTAactgatttttcaaaatatattgtatttgtttactttgatTCGGCCATCAGTGATCATTTCATCATTATTTCTCTAAACCGCCAATATCCGATCACTTTGGATcccattcaaaataaaaaattttatagatattttttatataacttttcttTTGATGATATACATACTTAGGGTATTCCACCAAACTCGTAAATGCCTCATAAACACGTAAAATTCTGTGCCTTATAAATGAGCtgtcaaaatttgtatgaaaagaaGTTTACGCGTTTCGTATAAAACTATGAGGCAAATTCGACGCGTATTTGCTTCATAAactgatattttgttttagtgttgccattacacaaaaataatttacatttcgTGCTtcataaaagtaaagtttttagtGCAGGCAACACTACTTGCaaagaaaaaagtcaaaatacCTATTTACGCGGCTTTTATACGTATGAAAAAAAGGAGCGTTCCGAAAAACTAAAGCGTAAATTTTTGAGCTTATAAGTTTGTACATTTACGAGTTTGGTGATATACCCTAATtatatcttcccgaaatttggcTTAGACAACGGTACAATGTGCAAATGGCAACTCtatcatattgttacaaaaagtagtattaagttgtatttgtattgctgtatgcatccattattatgaacaatagttgtaggtatatggaatagcatttgtcgaaacaatagacgtctggcgccacagccgtctgcttgaacaattgcagagtctggcgccgtatagcattatgttctggtaatttccagacgcaatattctagaaggacacgtcggcatcagcgagaagtgcgtggctatataagccgtggcaacgccaacgtaatcaatcagtgctaagagtaaactgctatagtgtagacgagttgtgaaataaagagttgttgaattaaattaaacagtgttgattttatttgtcaatccagagatacgaacctaacaaagtaaactagtaagagtaaattcgtaacaattggtgtcagaagtgggattgtcaaataatccaaattcaagatggttaaattcggagatttgagaattcagcaattaaaaaaggaactggaggagcgtaatttgccga
The sequence above is a segment of the Bactrocera dorsalis isolate Fly_Bdor chromosome 6, ASM2337382v1, whole genome shotgun sequence genome. Coding sequences within it:
- the LOC109579252 gene encoding uncharacterized protein LOC109579252, whose amino-acid sequence is MPRRGENFKIMDALCKNQALNLIILDSSDDEDADEIFENFSFSLLCLLNTRRSVHLGVPKSSQWRHNVLRHFDDSRFNEMIRVGPDEFCRILNYIKDDSVFNTNSSGAQLPLDLQLKIALFRLGSSGDGLSIRKVASLFGVGDGGTIQIITKRVFKAILKLKEKFLFWPNENERLEIVTATRKEMPGCIGYIDGSELKLAEAPAKKHELFYSRKRQYAIKMQAVCDYRLRIRQVTIGYPGSVHDAKIFLNSPLAKHPQRFLSDSQWIAGDSAYPLKEFLLTPFRQNSTDYTTEERESFNKYFSKYRVRIENCFGILKEKFGSLKELKFRMINEQNKKECNDWIMVCCILHNMLINFQTENEESVEINPPQYSLPPGSNTRSSLLNFIQNHRLT
- the LOC125779440 gene encoding uncharacterized protein LOC125779440, translating into MLVKVKSGNVIKLIDINTDTRAKDVLDFICSKFGIAYNITIKFLDRDKVPIEEDQIVSTIKQFGSFSCFLLEILDKGDVLKDTIGSCLIPEWFIEIKPFLLLLRLLPSFTQRSKENKQQRLNFESTINKFINFQNINTPIDDFELNSKQPTIVASGKSKEVSKEEIVQYFILIDGKALHVPITYTFIEVFHLYFKSFYVFHIEFDPALSNFLKFFSKFIYKVEPNVKCSNRVLEIYLKFKSKIDAERSVI